CCCTGGTGCGCGGCCAGCTCGGTGGAGTTGATGGGAGAGACGTAGCCGGCGACCTGGGCGGCCGTCGACCCGAAGGGATAGGAGCGATCGGGAAGCGACTCGGCATCGACACCGGGAAAGTCGCTCTGGTGCTCTTTGATGTAGATGGCGATGTCGTTGGTGACGTTGTCCTTCACCGGCACCGGCTTGAACTGGCTGTACTTGGGATCGTTGAGCTGCTGCTGGATCTGGGCCGTGGTCAGCCCGAGAAGGACCGCCAACCGGGCCACAACGTCCGGATGGATCCTGGCCGTATCCCGGCTCAGGGTGATCGCCTGGGTCACGGAGTTGTCGACGAGCACCCGGCCGTAGCGGTCGACGATCCGCCCGCGCGGCGCGGGGTCGTAGACGTTGCGCACGCCGTTGCTGATGGCGGCGCTCTGGAACCGAGGTGAATCGAGCACCTGGAGGTACCAGAGGCGCACGAACATGGCGACGAAGAGCCCGGCCACGACCAGGCCGACGAGGCCCAGGCGGAGCCGGGTCGAGTCACGCTCCCGCCCGCCGAAGCCGACCGGCTTCATCGGCTCTCGCTCCGCACCGGCGTGTACCAGCTGCCGGCGGGCCGGCCGAGGTCCATCGCCCACCGGGCGAGCCGGGCGGTCGGCGCCGCCAGGAGACCGTTGACGACGGCGACCACGATGGTGACGGTGACCAGATGCTCGTGGAGCATCTGCCCCTCGCCCACCGCGGCCCCGAGGCCGGCGAAGAGCAACACCCCGGCGGCGCTCGCCGATGTCGCTATCAGCGGCGTTATCCACCAGCCTCCGCCGACACGGTCGCTCTCGGTCATGCCGACGCCGAAGCCGACCAACGTGTAGACGAGCGCCGACAAGCCGAAGGGTGTGCCCACGAACAGGTCGGCCAACAGCCCCGTCACGAAACCCATGGCCGCTCCCCGCTCGGAGCCACCGACGAGCCCGAAGGCGATCGGCAGCAGCAGCAGCAGGTCAGGA
This genomic interval from Acidimicrobiales bacterium contains the following:
- the mreD gene encoding rod shape-determining protein MreD, with product MTALLRGRVILLVAVVLTIQEALLAGLKIRGAHPDLLLLLPIAFGLVGGSERGAAMGFVTGLLADLFVGTPFGLSALVYTLVGFGVGMTESDRVGGGWWITPLIATSASAAGVLLFAGLGAAVGEGQMLHEHLVTVTIVVAVVNGLLAAPTARLARWAMDLGRPAGSWYTPVRSESR